The DNA region GGTAGGTGATGGCGGCTGCGCCGAAGCCGATGGCGAGTTGGCGCAGGGCGCGGCGCAGGGGCGGGCCGCCCGAGAGCACGCCCACCATCGCGCCGGTGCTCAGGAGCGCGATGCCGACGAGCACGAGTGCGACGACGACGGCCGTCGTTCCCTCCAGGCCGAATATCCAGGGCAGCACCGGAATGATCGCCCCGGAGGCGAAGAGGAGGAAGCTCGAGATCGCGGCCGTCCAATCGCTGCCGACGATCTCGTGTGCGTCGCCGCCCTGGATGTCGACCGGACCGGTCGCGGCCCGGCGCGCCCCGGCCTGGGCTGCGCTCACGATGCGCCGGGCGCGCGCCAGCGATTCCTCCTGCTCCATGCCCCGTGCGCGGTAGACGAGCGCGAGCTCGTTCTCGTCGATGTCGAGATCGCCGGCCGACGCATGGGCGTCTTCGTTCGCCTCGGTGGCTGCGAGCAGCTCGCGCTGGGATCGTACGGAGACGAACTCCCCCGCCCCCATGGACAGCGCTCCGGCCAGAAGACCAGCGATGCCGCTGAAGAGCACGAAACCGGAGCTCACCCCTGTCGCGCCGATGCCGAGGACGAGCGCCAGGTTGCTCACGAGGCCGTCGTTCGCTCCGAAGACGGCTGCACGGAAGGATCCGGAGAGGCGCCTGCGGCCGCGTGCCGCGAGCCCGCGCACGACCTCGAAGTGAACCTTCTCGTCGGCCCGCATCGCGGGGGTGGCGTACTGCTCCGCATCGTAGGGGGAACGCGCCTCCGCGCTCTGGGCGAGAGCCAGGACGAAGATGGACCCGAAACGACCGGCCATCCAGCCGAGGAGTCGCGAACGCACTCCGGCGCGGGGAAGTCGCTTCGGCTCGCTGCCGAGAAGATCGAGCCAATGCTGCTCATGGCGGCGTTCGGCGTCAGCGAGACTCAGCAGGATGTCGCGCTCCTCCCCCTCTCGTCGTGCAGCGAGCTTCTGATAAACGGCGCCTTCGGCACGCTCCTCGACGAGATAGCGCGCCCAGCGCCGGCGGTCGGCTGGCGTCGGTTCGACTGCGGCGGGGGCTGTCATGGATCCTCCAGGAAAGACGGTGCCCGGTGCGCGGGCAACCGTTCAACGCTAGCTCTGAAGGCGCGCAGGAACCCTGCTCAGGCGCGGATTGACAGCATTTCGGGGATCCGAAGCACCGGCCGGACGTCATGCGGTCCTGTGGTCCTCAGGAACGCACGCGTTTGCGGAGAACCTCGATGCGCGACTGCAGCTGGGTCACCGTCGCCTGAGCGACGGCCGGACCTCCGCAGATCCGTCGGAGCTCGGCATGCACCGCGCCGTGGGGCTCGCCCTTCTGCCGGGCGTAGAGTCCGACGAGACTGTTCAGAAGCTGTCGCTGCTCTTTGAGCGTGCGATGCAGGGGCGGGGGCAGCGTCGTCGTCTCGGTCGGTGCGGTCGAGGCTTCTCGCGCTTCACGCAGACGCGATTGACGGGACTGACGCTGCATGAGCAGTTCGTGGACGTGTTCCGGTTCGAGGAGACCGGGGAATCCGATGAACTCCTCCTCTTCCGGTGTGCCGGGTTCTGCGAGCTGTCCGAACTCCTGACCTTCGAACACCACGCGATCGAAGTGCGCGACGGACGAGAGCGCCTGATAGCTGAACTCCTGCGTCAGCGCGTCCGAGGTCTCCTCCTCGCGATTCGCGCTCTCGAGCAGGGAGTCTTCCAGCCCGTCGTCCTCCTTCGACTGCCGGTCGAGTGCGTGGTCACGCTGCTTGTCCATCTCGTTCGCGAGCCCCATGAGCACGGGGACCTGCGGAAGGAACACGCTGGCGGCCTCACCGCGGCGTCGGGCCCGCACGAAACGACCGATGGCTTGGGCGAAGAACAGCGGAGTCGACGAGGAGGTCGCGTACACGCCCACCGCGAGGCGCGGCACGTCGACACCCTCCGACACCATGCGCACGGCCACCATCCACCGGGAGTCGTTCGCGCTGAACTTCTCGATGCGTTCCGATGCGGTCGCGTCGTCGGAGAGCACGACCGTGGCCTGCTGGCCCGTGATGCTGTGCAGGATCTTGGCGTATGCCCGGGCGACGGTCTGATCGGTCGCCAGCACCAGACCGCCGGCGTCGGGGACGTGGTGGCGGATCTCGGTGAGGCGGCGGTCTGCGGCCGACAGCACGGCCGGCATCCAGTCGCCCTCGGGGTCGAGCGCGGTGCGCCAGGCCTGCGAAGTCACGTCTTTCGTGTTGTCCTGGCCCAGGTGCGTCTCGAGTTCGTCGCCCGTCGTCGTGCGCCACCGCATCTTGCCCGCATACATGTGGAACAGGACAGGTCGGACGACGCCGTCGGCCAGCGCACGACCGTAGCCGTAGTTGTAGTCGGTGCGAGAGATGCGCGCGCCGGATTCGTCGGGGTGGTATTCGACGAACGGGATCGGTGCCGTGTCGCTGCGGAACGGGGTTCCGGAGAGCAGGAGACGCCGCTTGGCGGGACCGTACGCATCGCGGATGGCGTCGCCCCAGCTCAGTGCATCACCGCCGTGGTGGACCTCGTCGAGGATCACCAGCGTCTTCGCGTCTTCCGTGAGATGCCGGTGCACGGAGGACTTCGCCGCGACCTGCGCGTACGTCACGACGGCGCCGTGATAGTGGCGGGCGGGTGCCCAGTCGCTGTTGCGGAAGCGGGGGTCGAGGCGGATGTGCACGCGCGCGGCGGCATCGGCCCACTGCGTCTTGAGATGCTCGGTCGGAGCCACCACGATGATGCGGTTGACCTCGCCCATGCGCATGAGTTCGACCGCCAGGGTGAGAGCGAACGTGGTCTTCCCTGCACCGGGGGTGGCGGCCACGAGGAAGTCGCGCTGATCCGCGGCGAAGTACTGTTCGAGGGCCTCCTGCTGCCACGCGCGCAGCTTGTTCGCGGTGCCCCAAGGAGCACGCTGTGGAAAGGACGGAGAGAGCATCGACTCCACGATAATCGCTGCCGGGGACACGGGATCACTCGCCGCGGTTCCCGCGCGTGCCCCTCCCCCGGACGTGCGCCTGCAGTAGGCTCTGTCACTGCGCAGCGGTCACCTCCGCCGGGCAGAATGTTCGTGAAGGAGAGCGGGATGACCGACCAGGATTCGACTCGGACCCCCTACGTTCCGAACGAGACCGCACATCCGTGGCGTCGTTTCGTCGCGATCGGCGATTCGTTCACGGAGGGCATCGGCGACCCGGATCCCGCACATCCCGGCAGCCACCGCGGCTGGGCCGACCGCGTCGCGGAGGTGCTCGCCTCGCAGGTGGACGACTTCGCCTACGCGAATCTCGCCGTCCGCGGAAAACTCATCGCACAGATCGTCGCCGATCAGATCGAGCCGGCCGTGGCGCTCCACCCTGATCTGGTGTCGATCTGTGCGGGCGGCAACGACGTGATCCGCCCCGGGACCGATCCGGACGCCATCGCGAGTCAGCTCGAAGACGCCGTGGCCCGACTGGCCTCGACGGGAGCGGCCGTGCTCCTCTTCACCGGGATCGACACCGCCTTCACGCCGGTTTTCCGGGCGTTCCGCGGCAAGGTCGCGATCTACAACGAGAACGTCCGCGCGATCGCCGAGCGTCATGACTGCATCGTCGCCGATCAGTGGGCGCTCAAGGTCGTGCAGGACATGCGGTTCTTCGACGACGACCGCCTGCACTACAACGCCCTCGGTCACCACGAGGTGGCACGGATGGCGCTGCGCGCGCTGAACGTGCCGAACGACCTCGAGGCCATGCAGCCCGAGCCGTTCCCGCTGCGGACGTGGCGAGAGGCGCGCGCCGAGGACCTCGGCTGGGCACGCGAGCACCTGGTGCCATGGGTGCTCCGGAGGTTGCGGCACCAGTCATCCGGAGACAACCTCGCGGCGAAGCGTCCGGAGCCCTCGCCGGTGTTCCGATTCGAGCAGACCCCTCCGGAGAGGGACTGAGAGGTCAGGCTTTCATCGACCAGAGCGCGACCGCGGCGGCGGATGCCACGTTGAGCGAGTCGACCCCGCCGGACATCGGGATGGTGACGATGGTGTCTGCACCCTCCATCGCCTCGCGCGAGAGGCCGTCGCCCTCCGAGCCCATGACGAGTGCGACGCGTTCCGGACGATCGGCGGCGTAGGTGTCGAGCGTCACCGCGTCGTCACGCAGCGCGAGGGCGGCGATGTCGAAGCCCGCGGCGTGAAGGTCTGCGATGGCGGAATCCCAGTCGGGGATACGCGTCCACGGCACCTGGAACACGGTCCCCATGCTCACGCGGACACTGCGACGGTACAGCGGGTCGGCGCCCCCTGGCGACACCAGCACCGCGTCGGCCCCCAGCCCGGCAGCCGCACGGAAGGCCGCTCCGACGTTGGTGTGGTCGCCGATGTTCTCGAGGATGAGCACGAGGGTCGCCCCCTGGATCACGTCGTGAACCGACGGCAGCTCGGGGCGGTGCATCGAGGCGATCGTCCCCCTGTGCACCGCGAAGCCGGTCACCGTCTCGGCGATCTCGTCCGGCACCACGTACACGGGCACATCGAGATCGCCGACGATCCTCCGGATGTCCTCCACCCGGCGCTCCTGGACCAGTACGGAACGCGGACGATGTCCAGCCGCCACCGCGCGGGCGATCACCTTCGTCGATTCCGCGATGTAGAGACCACCCGACGGCTCAGACAGGGCACGAAGCGCGGTGTCGGTGAGTCCGCGGTAGTCGTCGAGACGCGGGTCGTCGGCATCGGTCACAGGCAGTAGTTCCACGATGTCCACTCTGCCATCGTCCGTGGGCAGGCCTCGCACGGCGTCGGCGCGCGCTGACGCCCCGTCGGCGGGCGCCGTGTCCGTCCCCGCACCGTAGACTCGCTCGAGGAGGTCCCGTGAGCGTGTCGAATCCCGCCGAGCTGTCGGCCACCATCGCCCACGCCGCCGAGTTGCTGCGCGAGAAGCGCATCGCACTTCTCACCGGCGCCGGTATCTCGACCGATTCCGGTATCCCCGCCTATCGCGGTGAAGGCGCCAGGACCCGCAGCGATCCCATGACGATCCAGACATTCTTGGGCGATGAGGCCGCGCGGCGTCGGTACTGGGTCGGGAGCCATCTCGGTTGGCGCGCGTTCGCCCGAGCTGAGCCGAACCCGGGACATATCGCGCTGGCGCAACTCGAAACCGTGGGCACCGTATCCGGAGTCATCACGCAGAACGTCGACGGTCTGCATCTGCGAGCCGGGAGCTCGCACGTGATCGAGGTGCACGGGACGATGCGCCGCGTGCTCTGCCTCAAGTGCGGTCAGGTGTTCGACCGCCGCGATGTCGCCGTGCAGATCGAGGAGCTCAACCCCTGGATCACGGTGCCGGAGAACATCGCGCTCGCTCCCGACGGCGACGTCCTGCCTGAGACCACGGAGGGGTTCATCGTCCCGGTGTGCACGGTGTGCGCAGGGACGCTCAAGCCGGATGTGGTCTTCTTCGGCGAATACGTTCCCCAGGACCGCTTCCGTGCCGCCGAGTCGCTGCTGCGCTCGAGCACCGCACTGATCGTCGCGGGTTCCTCGCTGGTCGTCAACTCCGGCGTGCGTCTCGTCGAGCGCGCCCGTCGCCGCAACATCCCCTTGATCATCGTCAACCGTGAGCCGACGCGCGCGGATGCCTGGGCGCACCTCACCATCGCCGCCGGCACCAGCGACGTGCTCCCCGCACTCCAGGAACTCCTCTCGTGACCCACCTCACCCTCGTCCGCCACGGTCAGACCGACTGGAACCTCGCCAAGCGCATCCAAGGCTCCACCGACATCCCGCTGAACGAGACGGGGCGCGACGACGCGCGGTGGGCGGCGGAGAGGCTCGCTGCCGGTACGCATCATGCCGTCTACACCAGCCCCCTGCTGAGAGCGAGGGAGACGGCGGAGATCATCGCGGATCGGCTGGGGCTGGAGATCACCGGAGTCGTCCCCGACATCCGTGAGCGCGAGTTCGGCGAGGGCGAAGGCATGCTCGTGCCGGACTACATCAGGACCTACGGGGATTGGCATGCGGAGGTTCCCGGGGCCGAGTCCCTGCACGAGGTCGGCGAACGGGCCATCGCGGCGCTGCACGAGATCGCCCGAGACGCACGCCGGCGGTCCGCTCCTCGCGCGGAGTCGGTCATCGTGGTCGCCCATGGCGGAGTGATCCGGGCCGTGATCGACCACGTCTCCGGCGGAACCCTCCCCCGGGACGGCCAGGTCCTTCAGAACGGCTCGGCGCATCGCTTCGTGGCAGCTCCCGGATACCTTCGGCTGCTCGAGGAATCTCCGGTCCTCTGATCAGCTGCTGCTCTGATCAGCTGCTGCTCTGATCAGCTGCTGCCCTGATCAGCTGCTGCCCTGATCAGCCGAGGCGGCGATCAGCCGGCACGAGAGACGACGGAGCGCGCGTGACGGAGCACTGGTTCGTCGATCATCCGTCCCTCGAACCGGAACACACCGCGCTCTGCCGCCGCGGCGAGGAGGACCGCACGCGCCCATGCCACGGTCCTCTCGTCCGGTCGGTAGGCGGCCCGGATCGCCGCCACCTGGTTGGGATGGATGCATGCCGTCGCGCGAAAGCCCGACGCGGCGGCATCGCGCGCCTCGCGATCGAGGCCCTCGGCGTCGTCGAGGGCGATGTGCACGGCATCGATGGCGGCTTTGCCCCGGGCCCCAGCCTCGAGGAGGATGCGCGCGCGGGCATAGCGGGCGATGTCGCGATAGCCCCCATCGGCATTCCGGGACGACGTGCCACCGAGGGAGGCCACGAGATCCTCGGCCCCCCACATCATCGCTGTGACCCGTGGGTGCGCGGCGATGCGGTCTGCGGCGTGCA from Microbacterium sp. SY138 includes:
- a CDS encoding RNA methyltransferase, with protein sequence MELLPVTDADDPRLDDYRGLTDTALRALSEPSGGLYIAESTKVIARAVAAGHRPRSVLVQERRVEDIRRIVGDLDVPVYVVPDEIAETVTGFAVHRGTIASMHRPELPSVHDVIQGATLVLILENIGDHTNVGAAFRAAAGLGADAVLVSPGGADPLYRRSVRVSMGTVFQVPWTRIPDWDSAIADLHAAGFDIAALALRDDAVTLDTYAADRPERVALVMGSEGDGLSREAMEGADTIVTIPMSGGVDSLNVASAAAVALWSMKA
- a CDS encoding DEAD/DEAH box helicase, with the protein product MLSPSFPQRAPWGTANKLRAWQQEALEQYFAADQRDFLVAATPGAGKTTFALTLAVELMRMGEVNRIIVVAPTEHLKTQWADAAARVHIRLDPRFRNSDWAPARHYHGAVVTYAQVAAKSSVHRHLTEDAKTLVILDEVHHGGDALSWGDAIRDAYGPAKRRLLLSGTPFRSDTAPIPFVEYHPDESGARISRTDYNYGYGRALADGVVRPVLFHMYAGKMRWRTTTGDELETHLGQDNTKDVTSQAWRTALDPEGDWMPAVLSAADRRLTEIRHHVPDAGGLVLATDQTVARAYAKILHSITGQQATVVLSDDATASERIEKFSANDSRWMVAVRMVSEGVDVPRLAVGVYATSSSTPLFFAQAIGRFVRARRRGEAASVFLPQVPVLMGLANEMDKQRDHALDRQSKEDDGLEDSLLESANREEETSDALTQEFSYQALSSVAHFDRVVFEGQEFGQLAEPGTPEEEEFIGFPGLLEPEHVHELLMQRQSRQSRLREAREASTAPTETTTLPPPLHRTLKEQRQLLNSLVGLYARQKGEPHGAVHAELRRICGGPAVAQATVTQLQSRIEVLRKRVRS
- a CDS encoding Sir2 family NAD-dependent protein deacetylase; protein product: MSVSNPAELSATIAHAAELLREKRIALLTGAGISTDSGIPAYRGEGARTRSDPMTIQTFLGDEAARRRYWVGSHLGWRAFARAEPNPGHIALAQLETVGTVSGVITQNVDGLHLRAGSSHVIEVHGTMRRVLCLKCGQVFDRRDVAVQIEELNPWITVPENIALAPDGDVLPETTEGFIVPVCTVCAGTLKPDVVFFGEYVPQDRFRAAESLLRSSTALIVAGSSLVVNSGVRLVERARRRNIPLIIVNREPTRADAWAHLTIAAGTSDVLPALQELLS
- a CDS encoding histidine phosphatase family protein produces the protein MTHLTLVRHGQTDWNLAKRIQGSTDIPLNETGRDDARWAAERLAAGTHHAVYTSPLLRARETAEIIADRLGLEITGVVPDIREREFGEGEGMLVPDYIRTYGDWHAEVPGAESLHEVGERAIAALHEIARDARRRSAPRAESVIVVAHGGVIRAVIDHVSGGTLPRDGQVLQNGSAHRFVAAPGYLRLLEESPVL
- a CDS encoding SGNH/GDSL hydrolase family protein; the protein is MTDQDSTRTPYVPNETAHPWRRFVAIGDSFTEGIGDPDPAHPGSHRGWADRVAEVLASQVDDFAYANLAVRGKLIAQIVADQIEPAVALHPDLVSICAGGNDVIRPGTDPDAIASQLEDAVARLASTGAAVLLFTGIDTAFTPVFRAFRGKVAIYNENVRAIAERHDCIVADQWALKVVQDMRFFDDDRLHYNALGHHEVARMALRALNVPNDLEAMQPEPFPLRTWREARAEDLGWAREHLVPWVLRRLRHQSSGDNLAAKRPEPSPVFRFEQTPPERD
- a CDS encoding VIT1/CCC1 family protein, with protein sequence MTAPAAVEPTPADRRRWARYLVEERAEGAVYQKLAARREGEERDILLSLADAERRHEQHWLDLLGSEPKRLPRAGVRSRLLGWMAGRFGSIFVLALAQSAEARSPYDAEQYATPAMRADEKVHFEVVRGLAARGRRRLSGSFRAAVFGANDGLVSNLALVLGIGATGVSSGFVLFSGIAGLLAGALSMGAGEFVSVRSQRELLAATEANEDAHASAGDLDIDENELALVYRARGMEQEESLARARRIVSAAQAGARRAATGPVDIQGGDAHEIVGSDWTAAISSFLLFASGAIIPVLPWIFGLEGTTAVVVALVLVGIALLSTGAMVGVLSGGPPLRRALRQLAIGFGAAAITYLLGLLFGVSAA
- a CDS encoding CoA ester lyase — protein: MSFDLGPALLFCPADRPERFQKAAERADAIILDLEDAVLPDAKDAARRNVVEADLDPGRVVVRVNAADSDAFTADLAMLAKTDFRTVMVAKTESAESLSAFDDRYSLIALCETARGVHAADRIAAHPRVTAMMWGAEDLVASLGGTSSRNADGGYRDIARYARARILLEAGARGKAAIDAVHIALDDAEGLDREARDAAASGFRATACIHPNQVAAIRAAYRPDERTVAWARAVLLAAAAERGVFRFEGRMIDEPVLRHARSVVSRAG